Below is a genomic region from Deltaproteobacteria bacterium.
GGCGGCTTTTGCCGATTCCGAGACTTGCTGTGAGTTTCGCGCGACTTCGATTACGGTGGCGTTCATCTCCTCCATGGCGGTCGCGACCTGCGTTGTCTGAGAAGACTGCCTCCCAGCGCCTTCCGACATCTGTGCGGCCGAGACGGAGAGCTCTTCGGAGGCCGAAGCCAGGTGGCTGGAGGTCTCGGCTATTTTGCCGATGAGGGCGGATATCTGCTCGCCTATTCTATCAGTGCTCCTGCCGAGCGCCAATACCTCATCCTTTGCCTCCATTCCCATGAAGGCCGGTTCCAATCCGGTCCTTCTCGTGAGATCGCCAGCGGCAAAATTTTCGATTGTCCCGGCAATCTTCCCGAGCGGCTCAAGAACGCGCCTGTTTATCGCCCACATGAAGAAGGCTCCGCAGGCTACTGAAATCAGTATCGAGGCTGCGATGAGCGCCATGCCCTTTAATGCGCCGCTCCATGCGCTTGAGACTATCGCACCCGAAAGCCTTTCGCATGTGCCAGCGACTTGAGGAAGGTGCCTGGAAGTGATGACTTTCGACAGGGCAGCGAATTCGTCCTTGCTCCTTACCGCGCCGGCGATAAGCCCTTTCCTTTCGGCCCAGAGCGAGTCTATCTGGCCGAATATCCGGTCAAGCTCCCTGCCTGAAGCGGGCCTGATGCCAAGTGAAGCAGAGCCGTTCCGGAGGATATCGAGTTCCTTATCGAACTCGTCCGATGCGGCTTCCAGCTCCGTGGCTATGTGCTGCGTGTCGTAGTCGGCCCTGGCGTAGCGCTCGATGAGAAACGCGAGCCTCGCGTTTATTTCCCTGAGCGAGCCCGCCATTTCGATGTGTCTTGCATACGAAGTGTCGCGGAGGTGAAGCAGTTCGCTTCCGAGCTCTTTAAGCATCCCGGCGGCCGGGCCGGTCCCGTCCTCAATCTCCACCATTGCCGAGGCGAGCCTTTCGCCGCTCCTTGCGGCCTCGTCAAGTGCGGCGCCCATGGAGCGCCATGCGTCGGAAAGGGACTTAAGCTCCTCACTTTCAACTCCAGGGCTTTCGTCCTTGAGCGCGCCGAGTAGCTCGCCAAACTCCGTCTTTTTGGAATTCAGGAGCCGCTCAATGTCATCGCCGCCGCGGAGGGTGCGCCTGTCAAGGAGCTCCGCCATCTCGACGGCCCTGGTCTTCAAGTCCCCGGCGATTTCCACCTGGGCATATTTGTTGCCGAGCCCGTTCACTACGAAGTAGACGACAGGCAGCTGAAGAAGGAGCACGAAAAGGAGGAAGGCGTAGCTTCCGAGGAACCTCGACCTTACGGTTCCGAAAATTTCAAGCACCTTTCTCATGCAACCGCCGTCAAAGCGTCCTTTTCATTCCTTGAAAGGACTTTCTCGACATCAAGCAGGATAAGGAGCCTTCCGTCCAGCTTGCCCACCCCTTTGATGTACTCGGATTCAACGCCGGTAACCATCTCCGGGGGCGCCTCGACCCTGTCGGCCGGAAGCCTCAGGACCTCGGAGACCGCGTCGACCTTTAGCCCTACGGTCTTATTATCGACCTCGACGACTATTATCCTGGTCTCGTTCGTCATCTCGTCCGTCCCGAGCCCGAACCTTTTCCGGAGATCCAGGACCGGTATGACCTTGCCACGAAGGTTTATCACTCCGTCGACGAAATCCGGGGTCTTTGGGACCCTTGTAAGCTCCATGTGCCGGATTATCTCCTGCACCCGGAGAATGTCGAGTGAAAACTCCTCTCGTCCGAGCCTGAAAGTGACCAGCTGGAGCACCTCTCTTGCGTCGAGATCCTTTTTCGCATCCATTTGAACCTCCCATACGGCCGCTTTAGCGCGCACCCTTCTAATCGGCTGGTGTTTGCGGAAACTTGAGGCCCCTTGCGGGGCGCGGGTTATAACGGCTGCAGGTCCGGGCTGTGCACCATTATGTCGACCCTCCTGTTTTTCAGCCTGCCTGAGGGCGTGTCGTTCGTGTCTATGGGCCTGTACTCGCCGAAACCTATCGCGGAAAGCTTCCTCGGGTCGTGGTTGTGCTTATCGATGAAGTACTTGAGTATCTTGAGCGACCTGGCGCTGGAGAGGTCCCAGTTGGAAGGGAAGCGCTCGGTGGATATGGGTATGTTGTCCGTATGCCCCTCTATCCTCATGCTGTTGGGCATGTCAACCAGCGCCCTTGCGACCTCGTCTATTACCGGAAGGCCCTCGTCCAGGAGCTTGTCGCTGCCGGGCTCGAAAAGCATCCCCTCGGAAATCCTGATGGTCACCTTCTGCTCCTCGAATATGAGCGTGAGCTTCTGGTTCTCCTGCAGCTCCCGGAGGGCGGCCTGGATCTTTTCGTAGTTGTTGGTGTGCATGTCCTTGAACTCGTCCCTGACCTGGGCGCGCTGGTCCCTTACGAACTTCGGGCCCTCCTGCATGCGGGTCGAGGTGAAAAGGGTAGGGTTGAAGGCGATGGCGAGGGATTCGCTCATTATCCTGAACTTGCCCTCGTTCACGGAGGAGATGGCGTACATGCTCGTGAAAAACGCGAAAAGGAGCGTTATGAAGTCCGCGTAGGAGACGAGCCAGCGCTCGTGGTTCTCATGCTCCTCGTGTTTTTTCTTCCTGGCCATCCTATTTCCTCTGGGACTCCCTCAGGAAGCCGACAAGCTTCTCCTCGACCCTCCTCGGGTTTTCGCCTTCCGAAAGGGATATGAGCCCCTCTACAGCCATCTCCTGCGCGATCACCTGCTCGCGTATCTTCATCTTTATCTTGCCCGCGACAGGCAGGTAAACGAGGTTCGCGGAGGCAACACCGTAGACCGTGGCGACGAAGGCGACCGCTATGCCGGCGCCGAGCTTCGAGGGGTCCGAGAGGTTCTCCATTACGTGGATGAGCCCGAGCACGGCGCCTATGATGCCGATGGTGGGGGCGTAGCCCCCGGCCGACTCGAACACCTTGGCGGATGTGAGGTTATATTCCTCGGTATGCGCTATGTCTATCTCCAGTATCTCGCGGGTCAGCTTGGGCTCGGCCCCGTCCACCACGAGCTGCAGGCCCTTCCGGAGGAAAGGGTCATCGACCTTCTTTATGCTCGACTCGAGCGCAAGGAGGCCGTCCTTGCGGGCGGTAGCCGAAAGGTCCGCTATGAGCTTGATTACCGTGTAAGGGTCGCTAGTCTTCTGGAATAGCGCGAGCCTTGCGTTCTTGAGCGCGAGGACAAAGACGTTTAGCGGGTAATTGACGAGGACCGCGCCGAGGGTCCCGCCGAAGACGATGACGGCCGCCGCCACCTGCGCAATCGAGCCGAGGTGTCCGCCTTCGAGCACCATGCCGCCGAGTACGGCTCCGAAGCCGATGACGAGCCCGATTATAGTCAATATATCCATTAAGCCGGTACTCCCGTCAGATCATATTTATTATTTCAGCTGCTATGAGCTCGAGCGGAACGACCTTGTCGGCCAGCCCGGCCTCGATTACCGATTTCGGCATCCCGTAGACCGTGCAGGTGTGCTCGTCCTGGGCAATGGTCTTTCCGCCCTTTTCCTTTATGAGCCTCATGCCCTCCCTGCCGTCGCTCCCCATTCCGGTAAGTATCACTCCGAGCGACCTCCCCGGATAGCTCTCGGCGACCGAAGACATGGAGATGTCGATGGAGGGCCTGTACATGGCGTCCCTGGGCTCGTTATCGACCTGGAAGAAGAACTCCGTAAGCCCCTTCCTCCTTACCCTCGTCTGAAGGCCTCCGGGCGAGATGAAGACCTTGCCAAAGCCGACG
It encodes:
- a CDS encoding OmpA family protein, with translation MARKKKHEEHENHERWLVSYADFITLLFAFFTSMYAISSVNEGKFRIMSESLAIAFNPTLFTSTRMQEGPKFVRDQRAQVRDEFKDMHTNNYEKIQAALRELQENQKLTLIFEEQKVTIRISEGMLFEPGSDKLLDEGLPVIDEVARALVDMPNSMRIEGHTDNIPISTERFPSNWDLSSARSLKILKYFIDKHNHDPRKLSAIGFGEYRPIDTNDTPSGRLKNRRVDIMVHSPDLQPL
- a CDS encoding chemotaxis protein CheW gives rise to the protein MDAKKDLDAREVLQLVTFRLGREEFSLDILRVQEIIRHMELTRVPKTPDFVDGVINLRGKVIPVLDLRKRFGLGTDEMTNETRIIVVEVDNKTVGLKVDAVSEVLRLPADRVEAPPEMVTGVESEYIKGVGKLDGRLLILLDVEKVLSRNEKDALTAVA
- a CDS encoding flagellar motor protein, producing MDILTIIGLVIGFGAVLGGMVLEGGHLGSIAQVAAAVIVFGGTLGAVLVNYPLNVFVLALKNARLALFQKTSDPYTVIKLIADLSATARKDGLLALESSIKKVDDPFLRKGLQLVVDGAEPKLTREILEIDIAHTEEYNLTSAKVFESAGGYAPTIGIIGAVLGLIHVMENLSDPSKLGAGIAVAFVATVYGVASANLVYLPVAGKIKMKIREQVIAQEMAVEGLISLSEGENPRRVEEKLVGFLRESQRK
- a CDS encoding methyl-accepting chemotaxis protein, with product MRKVLEIFGTVRSRFLGSYAFLLFVLLLQLPVVYFVVNGLGNKYAQVEIAGDLKTRAVEMAELLDRRTLRGGDDIERLLNSKKTEFGELLGALKDESPGVESEELKSLSDAWRSMGAALDEAARSGERLASAMVEIEDGTGPAAGMLKELGSELLHLRDTSYARHIEMAGSLREINARLAFLIERYARADYDTQHIATELEAASDEFDKELDILRNGSASLGIRPASGRELDRIFGQIDSLWAERKGLIAGAVRSKDEFAALSKVITSRHLPQVAGTCERLSGAIVSSAWSGALKGMALIAASILISVACGAFFMWAINRRVLEPLGKIAGTIENFAAGDLTRRTGLEPAFMGMEAKDEVLALGRSTDRIGEQISALIGKIAETSSHLASASEELSVSAAQMSEGAGRQSSQTTQVATAMEEMNATVIEVARNSQQVSESAKAAQEIALEGGSIVSNAISAMMEVARATRATSDTIKSLDRSSEDIGTIISVINDIADQTNLLALNAAIEAARAGEQGRGFAVVADEVRKLAERTTKATKEISGMISAIQGETGKAVSAMSDGSKKVENGVSLANSAGSALKQIVTGVENVTDRIAHIATSAEEQSSTADEIARNMDSIAEVARSNAYAIEEVTKATNEMARLAGDLNELVSHFRVSSRTGDNREAPDGSFVQFSSELKAAGTI